In one window of Kosmotoga arenicorallina S304 DNA:
- a CDS encoding xanthine dehydrogenase family protein molybdopterin-binding subunit translates to MTDALNTKELKCFNAVNKSVKKVDGISLVTGQPVYTNDFDVPGALYVRLVRSSHAHAIIKNIDTSQALKIPGVVTILTYKDLPRIPFTRAGQGYPEPSPYDTFVLDKKVRYVGDPVAIVAAETERAAKLAVKAVKVEYEVLDAVLDFEQAISENAPIIHDEPEAVGIHDASRNIAAHFEMEIGNIDETLKSCDKVITRTYHTKTQLHAMMEPHASISYFDPNGKLTVISSTQVPFHARRILSRLFNIPIGDIRVIKPRIGGGFGGKQAIHLEPYVVAVTLKTRRPARMVLDRSEVSMATNIRHEMKYTVTVGATSNGEIKVIDMEGLSNTGAYGEHALTTFMVAGSKTLPLYNKVEAVRFSGNVVYTNLPSAGAYRGYGAPQGLFALDCTIDELARELGLDPLDVKEKNSIREGESSPIFRIMGEGREGVDQIVRSCKLQECIDKGKAAIGWNEKYGKRLKNGSKVRGVGCAIAMQGSGIAKIDMGAATIKMNEDGSFNLLLGATDLGTGSDTIMAQIAAEVLQVSYDKIKVYSSDTDLTPFDTGAYASSTTYVSGNAVRKAAEMVKEKILEKASVYLEEPRENLMVENAKVVSTKTGREVTYEELGTKLFYTFEQEQIAATASYVGEESPPPFLASFAEVEVDLETGKIELVKFVSYADCGTPLNPVQALGQLEGATMQGIGWALFEDVIYGKDGRMLTNDFFTYKIPARMDYGKLECGLVDSYEPTGPFGAKSIAEIGIDTPIPAIANAIYDATGVRLRKAPFNSEELFFEILKEEV, encoded by the coding sequence ATGACTGACGCGTTGAATACTAAAGAACTGAAATGTTTTAATGCAGTAAACAAGAGTGTAAAAAAAGTAGACGGTATTTCCCTTGTAACAGGACAACCTGTTTATACAAACGATTTTGATGTTCCAGGTGCTCTTTATGTAAGATTGGTTAGAAGTTCTCATGCGCATGCTATTATTAAGAACATTGATACTTCTCAAGCGCTGAAAATTCCGGGTGTTGTAACGATCCTAACATACAAAGATCTTCCCCGTATCCCCTTTACACGTGCTGGGCAGGGATATCCCGAGCCATCGCCATATGATACCTTTGTGCTTGATAAAAAAGTCCGATACGTCGGTGATCCAGTTGCGATTGTTGCCGCTGAAACGGAAAGAGCTGCGAAACTTGCTGTCAAAGCCGTTAAGGTCGAATACGAAGTCTTAGATGCAGTTCTGGATTTTGAGCAAGCAATAAGCGAGAATGCTCCAATAATACACGATGAACCGGAAGCGGTTGGGATTCATGATGCATCAAGAAATATAGCGGCACATTTCGAAATGGAAATCGGCAATATTGATGAAACGCTAAAAAGCTGCGATAAAGTAATTACAAGGACTTACCATACGAAGACTCAGCTTCATGCAATGATGGAGCCCCATGCTTCTATAAGCTATTTTGATCCAAACGGGAAGCTGACTGTTATAAGCTCCACCCAGGTACCTTTCCACGCTAGAAGGATTTTAAGCAGGCTGTTCAACATTCCTATAGGTGATATAAGAGTAATAAAACCACGTATTGGGGGAGGTTTTGGAGGAAAACAGGCCATTCACCTTGAACCATATGTGGTCGCTGTTACTTTAAAAACAAGAAGACCTGCAAGGATGGTTCTGGATAGATCAGAAGTGTCAATGGCTACAAACATTCGACATGAGATGAAATACACAGTTACAGTCGGCGCAACTTCCAATGGCGAAATAAAAGTCATAGACATGGAGGGGCTTTCCAATACCGGTGCTTATGGAGAGCACGCACTGACGACATTTATGGTTGCGGGATCGAAAACCCTTCCTTTATACAACAAAGTCGAAGCAGTAAGGTTTTCTGGAAACGTTGTCTATACAAATCTTCCATCTGCAGGTGCTTACAGAGGTTATGGTGCTCCTCAGGGTTTGTTTGCCCTTGACTGCACCATAGATGAACTTGCACGCGAATTGGGGCTTGATCCCCTTGATGTAAAGGAAAAGAATTCTATTAGAGAAGGAGAAAGCTCGCCGATATTCAGAATTATGGGAGAGGGTAGAGAAGGAGTGGATCAAATAGTTCGCAGTTGTAAGTTGCAGGAATGCATAGATAAAGGCAAAGCGGCAATTGGATGGAACGAAAAGTATGGGAAGAGGTTGAAAAATGGCAGTAAAGTTAGGGGTGTCGGTTGTGCCATTGCCATGCAGGGTTCAGGTATTGCGAAAATCGATATGGGTGCTGCGACGATTAAAATGAACGAAGACGGCTCTTTCAATTTGCTTCTCGGTGCAACGGACCTTGGAACAGGTAGCGATACGATAATGGCACAGATAGCCGCCGAGGTTTTGCAGGTTAGTTATGATAAGATCAAAGTATACTCTTCTGATACCGATTTAACTCCCTTTGATACGGGTGCTTACGCATCAAGCACTACTTATGTTTCTGGAAATGCAGTTAGGAAAGCAGCCGAAATGGTCAAAGAAAAAATTTTAGAGAAGGCTTCTGTTTATCTTGAAGAACCCAGGGAAAATTTAATGGTGGAAAATGCAAAGGTAGTATCTACAAAAACCGGTCGCGAAGTAACTTACGAAGAGCTGGGCACAAAGCTTTTTTACACCTTTGAACAGGAGCAAATTGCAGCGACCGCTTCCTATGTTGGTGAAGAGTCGCCACCACCATTCCTTGCGTCTTTTGCAGAGGTTGAAGTTGATCTTGAAACCGGTAAAATTGAACTTGTGAAATTCGTTTCTTATGCCGATTGCGGTACTCCCTTAAATCCAGTGCAGGCATTAGGGCAGCTTGAAGGTGCAACGATGCAGGGAATAGGATGGGCTTTATTTGAAGATGTTATTTACGGGAAAGACGGAAGGATGCTTACGAATGATTTCTTCACCTACAAGATCCCGGCACGTATGGATTATGGGAAACTCGAATGCGGTTTAGTAGATAGTTATGAGCCAACAGGACCTTTTGGAGCAAAAAGTATTGCCGAAATAGGTATAGATACTCCCATTCCCGCAATTGCTAACGCAATTTATGATGCCACAGGAGTGCGTCTTAGAAAAGCTCCCTTCAACAGCGAAGAGCTCTTTTTTGAGATTCTCAAAGAGGAGGTTTAG
- a CDS encoding sugar ABC transporter substrate-binding protein, whose amino-acid sequence MKKGIVLIFALVASSVFFTTSLTLWISWEGEEFFSEVAKLYTQETGIEVKILNVPKLDDKLFTALRTGNLPDISMVKDVYIERLSKSGFLTKLDSKDIELIGSFDRECLGPYSFDSTVFAIPYYADVQVVFANQALLQGQGISFDAGYGIEDIEEIAEKFAGSNIIPAAWDFMSPYIFYPFLTAFGNLKNEEGKPIFDSSEIGEGIEYIKSLFDSGTFVRMNRGALVNSFEDGKIALLIQGSYLAKDFEEAGIDFKMLPFPEVNGKKVKPVIDSKGFAVFTKEKKDIAIGFLKFLYSKSIDFCIEYNKIPLWTSKVPDELSELYDIYKEGQYMFNGLKFQSLYFNTMKTVLQAVYSGSLSVDEALKSAQDYVNSNW is encoded by the coding sequence TTGAAAAAGGGTATAGTATTAATATTTGCTTTGGTCGCTTCCAGTGTTTTCTTTACAACCAGCCTTACCCTTTGGATAAGCTGGGAAGGCGAAGAATTTTTCAGCGAGGTCGCAAAATTATACACACAAGAAACAGGTATAGAAGTGAAGATCTTAAATGTCCCTAAATTGGACGACAAATTATTCACCGCTTTAAGAACAGGAAATTTACCGGATATTTCCATGGTAAAGGATGTTTATATTGAACGGTTATCAAAATCAGGATTTTTGACGAAACTTGATAGCAAGGATATAGAATTGATAGGGAGCTTTGATAGAGAATGCCTGGGACCTTATTCTTTCGATAGCACGGTATTTGCTATACCATATTATGCAGATGTTCAGGTAGTTTTTGCAAATCAAGCTCTCCTGCAAGGTCAAGGAATTTCTTTTGACGCAGGTTATGGTATAGAGGATATTGAGGAAATCGCGGAAAAATTTGCTGGTAGTAATATAATTCCTGCCGCGTGGGATTTTATGTCCCCTTATATTTTTTATCCCTTCCTGACGGCATTTGGTAATCTTAAGAATGAGGAAGGGAAACCTATTTTTGATTCCTCAGAGATTGGAGAGGGCATTGAATATATAAAAAGCCTTTTTGACAGTGGAACCTTTGTGAGAATGAACCGTGGAGCTCTTGTGAACTCTTTTGAAGACGGGAAAATAGCTCTGCTGATACAGGGTAGTTATCTTGCGAAAGATTTTGAAGAGGCTGGCATCGATTTTAAGATGCTTCCTTTTCCAGAAGTTAATGGCAAAAAAGTAAAACCGGTAATTGACTCAAAAGGGTTCGCAGTTTTCACCAAGGAGAAAAAAGATATTGCGATAGGCTTTCTCAAATTCCTTTACTCTAAAAGCATTGATTTTTGTATTGAATACAACAAGATTCCCCTCTGGACTTCAAAAGTTCCTGATGAGCTCTCGGAGCTTTATGATATATACAAAGAAGGGCAATATATGTTCAATGGTTTGAAGTTTCAGTCTCTGTATTTCAATACCATGAAAACTGTACTTCAAGCAGTTTATTCAGGTAGTCTTTCGGTGGATGAAGCACTCAAAAGTGCGCAAGATTACGTGAATTCGAATTGGTAA
- a CDS encoding FAD binding domain-containing protein, whose amino-acid sequence MLVNVKEYFKPTTVQEAFELFNEDRAHSVFLAGGTTVALMKSSSIERIIDLENVGLDTITEKDDNLIAGAMVTIEDFRRNELVRKHFGDFFFNAFSKVASWQLRNMATLGGSVAPKLGWSDVTACLIASNARLIVYDKQGFRNISIDEFNHIPKAEKPLITNIVFSGDGYSYSFKKFSKSTFDIAIINVAVGLKLQGDIIEDARIVIGSRPQFPERFSPVEKGIRGLKLDNTTASIARNLTFENYEGGSNLMGSAEYRQHLASIFVERALLDIKEMVL is encoded by the coding sequence ATGCTTGTGAATGTTAAGGAATATTTCAAACCTACCACTGTTCAGGAAGCATTTGAACTGTTTAACGAGGACAGAGCACATTCTGTTTTCCTCGCAGGTGGAACTACCGTTGCATTGATGAAATCATCATCTATTGAAAGAATCATCGACCTTGAAAACGTCGGGTTAGATACAATTACCGAAAAGGATGACAATTTGATAGCAGGCGCTATGGTAACCATTGAAGATTTTCGGAGAAATGAACTGGTGCGTAAACATTTCGGAGATTTTTTCTTTAATGCCTTCTCAAAAGTTGCAAGCTGGCAGTTGCGAAATATGGCAACGTTGGGAGGTTCTGTTGCCCCAAAACTTGGCTGGTCAGATGTAACAGCATGCTTGATTGCAAGTAATGCACGTCTAATCGTTTATGATAAGCAGGGATTCCGGAACATATCCATTGATGAATTCAACCACATTCCGAAAGCGGAGAAGCCTTTGATAACAAATATCGTTTTTTCAGGCGACGGGTATTCCTATTCCTTCAAGAAATTTTCAAAATCTACTTTTGATATTGCAATTATCAACGTTGCCGTCGGCTTGAAATTACAGGGAGATATCATTGAAGATGCGCGAATAGTTATTGGCTCACGACCTCAATTTCCCGAAAGGTTCTCTCCTGTGGAAAAGGGTATCCGTGGTTTGAAGCTGGACAATACGACTGCTTCCATAGCCAGAAATCTGACTTTCGAAAATTATGAGGGTGGCTCCAATTTGATGGGATCAGCCGAATACAGACAGCATCTCGCATCTATTTTTGTTGAGCGGGCGTTGCTTGATATAAAGGAGATGGTACTATGA
- the thrC gene encoding threonine synthase, which produces MKKFLLRCLHCGREYCPSEIEYTCPHCGDRLGTLEVIYDRGYLKKAVKRERFEKFSPKGIWQFEALLPVSENGWKPPLLVGNTPLYKSRKLSEKYGVGELFIKDDGRNPTASFKDRASAVAVARAVEKGYDTLFCASTGNAASSLSGLCAASGLKSYIFVPASAPVAKLTQLQVYGARVIPIDGSYDEAFDISMKVGFENNWYCRNSAINPYLLEGKKTGALEIAVQMNWALPDFVFVSVGDGTVLSSFHKGFLDLKEAGLIDEIPIIVGVQAEGADAIIRAYEKGEPFEPEDIEAFSVADSISVGKPRDFLKACVYTKRNKGLFVRVSDEDILNSIIELARATGVFAEPAGATAFAGFKKLHSQGRLSSSSRIVIVVTGNGLKDLKAPQKMLKPLKKVPANLDKVREAIGSDC; this is translated from the coding sequence ATGAAAAAGTTCCTACTGCGTTGCCTCCATTGTGGCAGAGAATATTGCCCTTCAGAGATAGAATACACATGCCCGCATTGCGGCGACAGATTGGGAACGCTTGAAGTCATTTACGACCGGGGATATTTGAAAAAAGCTGTTAAGAGAGAGCGTTTTGAAAAATTTTCGCCAAAGGGGATATGGCAATTTGAAGCACTCTTGCCTGTGAGTGAAAATGGGTGGAAACCACCTCTTCTCGTTGGGAATACACCTTTATACAAATCCAGGAAATTATCTGAAAAATACGGAGTTGGTGAGTTATTTATAAAAGACGATGGAAGAAACCCCACAGCTTCTTTTAAAGACCGGGCTAGCGCGGTAGCAGTTGCAAGAGCCGTCGAAAAAGGTTATGATACGCTTTTTTGCGCATCTACCGGAAATGCTGCAAGCTCATTGTCAGGATTATGCGCTGCTTCAGGATTGAAGAGTTATATTTTTGTCCCGGCCTCGGCTCCTGTTGCAAAATTGACCCAGTTGCAGGTTTATGGCGCAAGGGTAATCCCGATTGACGGAAGTTATGATGAAGCCTTTGACATTTCGATGAAAGTAGGCTTTGAAAATAATTGGTATTGTCGGAATAGTGCGATAAATCCATACCTGCTCGAAGGCAAAAAAACTGGCGCGCTAGAAATTGCTGTTCAAATGAATTGGGCTTTGCCTGATTTTGTTTTTGTGTCTGTTGGTGATGGAACTGTACTGAGCAGTTTTCATAAGGGATTCCTGGATCTAAAAGAAGCCGGTTTAATTGATGAAATTCCAATTATTGTTGGGGTGCAGGCAGAGGGAGCTGATGCGATAATAAGAGCCTATGAAAAAGGAGAGCCTTTCGAACCAGAGGATATAGAGGCTTTTAGCGTTGCTGATAGCATTTCTGTCGGAAAACCCCGCGATTTTTTGAAGGCATGCGTTTACACAAAAAGAAACAAGGGTCTCTTTGTAAGGGTTTCAGATGAAGATATATTGAATAGTATAATTGAACTGGCACGGGCAACAGGAGTCTTTGCTGAGCCAGCAGGCGCGACAGCCTTTGCAGGTTTTAAGAAGCTTCATAGCCAGGGGCGTTTATCCTCTTCATCACGGATAGTCATTGTGGTAACAGGCAACGGCCTGAAAGACCTCAAAGCCCCACAAAAAATGCTTAAGCCTCTTAAAAAAGTACCTGCAAATTTGGACAAAGTCAGGGAGGCGATAGGTAGTGATTGTTGA
- a CDS encoding FAD binding domain-containing protein has product MSFDVLMPESEDELLTLLMSENAKIMAGGTDILVRIRAGKIKPEKIISLSKVRGMDEIIDKGDRIYIGCKVTHSAALSSEILKEHSPIMLMALREIGSPQIRNRGTIVGNIVNASPAGDSIIPLYLSNARVVISGPKGEYKLPIEEFIKGPGKTALSIGEFVRAVEFEKSGSWYPLFYKVGQRTAMAIAIASIGLLVKDNNLRIAFGSVAPTVVRAYKAERYFERNNGNIAVMDEFIELCMEYISPIDDVRASAWYRKEVIKNLLRDTFNSLRKKVL; this is encoded by the coding sequence GTGAGCTTTGATGTCCTGATGCCTGAATCAGAGGATGAGCTCCTTACTTTGTTGATGAGTGAGAATGCCAAAATAATGGCTGGCGGTACGGATATTCTTGTCCGTATAAGAGCCGGAAAGATAAAGCCTGAAAAAATTATTAGCTTATCGAAAGTTAGAGGAATGGATGAAATAATAGATAAAGGCGACCGCATTTACATTGGCTGCAAGGTTACGCATTCGGCAGCGTTAAGTTCTGAGATATTAAAGGAGCATTCCCCTATAATGCTTATGGCGTTAAGAGAAATTGGCTCTCCGCAGATAAGAAACCGGGGGACAATCGTAGGGAATATTGTCAATGCTTCGCCAGCAGGTGATTCCATTATTCCGCTCTATTTGTCAAATGCAAGAGTAGTAATAAGTGGTCCAAAGGGAGAATACAAGCTTCCCATAGAGGAATTCATAAAAGGACCCGGCAAGACAGCGCTTTCTATAGGTGAATTTGTGAGGGCTGTGGAATTTGAAAAGAGTGGAAGTTGGTATCCGCTGTTTTACAAAGTTGGTCAGAGAACAGCCATGGCTATTGCAATTGCTTCAATCGGGTTGCTGGTGAAAGATAATAATCTCAGGATAGCTTTTGGTTCCGTAGCCCCCACAGTGGTAAGGGCCTACAAAGCGGAACGTTATTTTGAAAGAAATAACGGGAATATAGCTGTTATGGACGAATTTATTGAGCTTTGTATGGAATACATTTCGCCAATCGATGATGTAAGGGCTTCAGCATGGTACAGAAAAGAAGTTATAAAAAATCTTTTAAGGGATACCTTTAACTCTTTGAGGAAGAAGGTGTTGTAA
- a CDS encoding XdhC family protein → MTTLKNLIEKLPYSGEYVLAIVVSAKSSSFRKSGELYAMDENGRTFGKFEGAFGEFLLKNLKRALFSGESFLERFIEFRADAGKHGATCGERTEVFFMYQGEGPKVHIFGAGNITPLLLKVFEVAGLNCTVIDDDEVFLSKIKGARTYKVDYNKMEGFPEIKPIDFCVIVTRGHIRDLEALKVCFEKKPRYIGMIGSEKKNTELKERFILEGFGEEDWEKIRTPIGLDIGAKSPGEIAVAIAAEIISERRKNVEKKGV, encoded by the coding sequence TTGACAACCTTAAAAAACTTGATTGAAAAACTTCCATATAGCGGGGAATATGTTCTCGCAATTGTGGTTTCTGCAAAATCATCGAGCTTCCGAAAATCCGGTGAGCTTTACGCTATGGATGAAAATGGCAGAACTTTCGGAAAATTTGAAGGGGCTTTTGGTGAATTTTTGCTGAAAAATCTAAAAAGAGCTTTATTTAGCGGCGAATCTTTCCTTGAACGCTTTATCGAATTCAGGGCTGATGCGGGTAAACATGGCGCTACATGTGGTGAAAGGACCGAGGTGTTTTTCATGTATCAGGGTGAAGGGCCGAAAGTACATATTTTTGGAGCGGGTAATATTACCCCGTTGTTACTTAAGGTTTTTGAAGTGGCCGGGTTAAACTGCACTGTGATTGACGATGACGAAGTGTTTTTGTCTAAAATCAAAGGCGCGAGAACTTACAAGGTTGACTATAATAAAATGGAAGGCTTTCCAGAAATAAAGCCGATAGATTTTTGCGTAATAGTTACCAGAGGGCATATCAGGGATCTTGAAGCGCTGAAAGTGTGCTTTGAAAAAAAACCGCGCTATATTGGTATGATTGGTTCTGAGAAGAAAAACACAGAACTTAAAGAGCGCTTTATTTTAGAGGGTTTTGGCGAAGAGGATTGGGAAAAAATCCGAACTCCCATCGGGCTTGATATCGGTGCAAAATCTCCAGGGGAAATTGCTGTGGCTATCGCCGCTGAAATAATATCTGAAAGAAGGAAAAATGTAGAGAAGAAGGGGGTGTAG
- a CDS encoding (2Fe-2S)-binding protein, producing MMLELTVNGRVHSVEINPGEMLLDVLRRLGYKSVRRSCDNASCGNCTVLLDGKPILSCTTFAARATGHKIETVESLEKDGILHPIQESLLETGGAQCGFCIPGFALTAKALLEENPEPTEEEIREALNGNLCRCTGYESQIRAILNITHKRGGLSND from the coding sequence ATGATGCTTGAGTTAACTGTTAATGGAAGAGTTCACTCTGTTGAAATTAATCCGGGGGAAATGCTCCTTGACGTGCTCAGGCGATTGGGGTACAAGAGCGTGAGAAGGAGCTGCGATAACGCCAGCTGTGGAAATTGCACAGTTCTTCTGGATGGGAAACCGATACTTTCCTGTACAACTTTCGCTGCCAGGGCTACCGGACATAAAATCGAAACTGTTGAATCCCTTGAAAAAGACGGAATTTTGCATCCTATCCAGGAATCCCTTCTTGAAACAGGGGGCGCGCAATGCGGCTTCTGTATACCTGGTTTCGCCTTAACCGCAAAGGCCCTTCTTGAAGAGAATCCAGAACCGACGGAAGAGGAGATTCGAGAAGCTCTAAACGGGAATCTTTGCCGTTGCACTGGCTATGAGTCACAAATCAGGGCTATCCTCAACATAACTCACAAGAGAGGAGGCCTTTCCAATGACTGA
- a CDS encoding nucleotidyltransferase family protein: protein MNREEIAIVILAAGGSKRFGGNKLYSPLMGKSLISYVLDEFCIEDFGEKLLVVNPDFPVKDVECQNINIIINDDYQKGLSTSLVLATKEAISRKQKGLFISLGDMPFITREDLESLFRAVQDYPDCIIAYSYNEVKGFPTYVPGKYFDRLLKLRGDKGIKQLIATKEVKVKYLQGCWRNTFDIDTPGDIEEAEKLLDNLKKLD, encoded by the coding sequence ATGAATAGAGAAGAAATTGCCATTGTAATTCTTGCTGCTGGCGGTTCGAAAAGATTTGGTGGCAACAAACTGTATTCACCACTAATGGGGAAATCCTTGATTTCTTATGTTCTAGATGAATTTTGTATTGAAGATTTTGGCGAAAAATTGCTTGTGGTGAATCCGGATTTTCCCGTAAAAGATGTTGAGTGCCAGAATATCAATATCATTATAAACGATGATTATCAGAAAGGGTTGTCAACGAGTCTTGTACTGGCGACAAAGGAAGCCATATCTCGAAAACAAAAGGGTCTTTTCATCTCACTTGGCGATATGCCTTTTATCACCAGAGAGGATCTTGAGAGTTTGTTTAGGGCTGTTCAGGATTATCCTGACTGCATTATTGCATATAGCTATAATGAAGTAAAGGGATTTCCAACTTATGTACCCGGGAAGTATTTTGACAGGCTTTTGAAATTAAGGGGAGATAAGGGGATAAAACAGCTCATCGCTACCAAAGAGGTGAAAGTGAAATACCTCCAAGGATGCTGGCGCAATACATTTGATATTGATACCCCCGGGGACATTGAGGAGGCTGAAAAATTACTTGACAACCTTAAAAAACTTGATTGA
- a CDS encoding 4Fe-4S binding protein, translating into MDLSVEIAGIKLKNPVMPASGPLTGDDKKMLALERLGVGGMVTKTISSKAAEVPRPCIIAGNNYVMNTELWTEFPPEKWESEFLPAYRAKSNIPLIVSLGYTPDDLNLLVPRFDRFADGFELSTHYVADDPKLMKQLIKAVKIHTDKPVFLKFDPSVPDPEGMAKTIEDAGGDGIVIMNSLGPAYPLDRNARKSFLGSKDGFGWISGPVIKPLSLAMVKRVAKATSLPVIGVGGISSAQDVIEFLMAGAAAVQLLSAALIRGKSVYKRIVDELPEKLKKIGAQTAGEIVGIAKDSNSKASFKRRLPVIDKEKCTLCGLCVDICPYFALTIENNAVAVNQEECFGCGLCQSRCPVKAIGGVLE; encoded by the coding sequence ATGGATTTGAGTGTGGAAATTGCTGGAATAAAACTGAAAAATCCCGTTATGCCTGCTTCCGGGCCACTTACAGGAGATGATAAAAAAATGCTTGCCCTGGAAAGGTTAGGCGTAGGGGGAATGGTTACCAAGACCATTTCTTCAAAAGCGGCAGAAGTCCCAAGACCCTGCATAATAGCGGGAAATAACTATGTTATGAACACGGAACTCTGGACAGAGTTCCCGCCGGAAAAGTGGGAAAGCGAGTTTTTACCGGCGTATCGTGCCAAAAGCAACATTCCTCTGATAGTGAGTTTAGGTTATACGCCTGACGACCTTAATCTTTTAGTCCCGAGATTTGACAGATTTGCAGATGGGTTTGAGTTATCCACACATTATGTAGCCGATGATCCGAAATTGATGAAACAATTGATAAAAGCGGTCAAGATTCACACAGATAAACCCGTATTCTTGAAATTTGACCCGTCAGTACCAGACCCGGAGGGCATGGCTAAAACTATAGAAGATGCTGGTGGAGACGGTATTGTCATTATGAACTCCCTTGGCCCTGCATATCCTCTGGATAGGAACGCAAGAAAATCTTTTCTGGGCAGCAAAGATGGTTTTGGGTGGATAAGCGGTCCAGTGATCAAGCCACTTTCACTTGCAATGGTTAAGCGAGTAGCCAAAGCCACATCATTGCCCGTTATTGGAGTAGGCGGCATATCAAGTGCTCAAGATGTCATTGAATTCTTGATGGCTGGCGCAGCAGCGGTTCAACTTCTATCAGCGGCATTGATAAGAGGAAAAAGCGTATATAAACGAATAGTAGATGAACTTCCGGAAAAGCTTAAGAAAATTGGTGCACAGACCGCGGGAGAAATAGTTGGGATAGCCAAAGATTCGAATAGTAAAGCTTCTTTCAAAAGAAGGCTTCCGGTTATTGACAAAGAAAAATGTACCCTCTGTGGTCTCTGTGTGGATATATGCCCGTATTTCGCTTTGACAATCGAAAATAATGCTGTTGCCGTAAATCAGGAAGAATGTTTTGGGTGTGGGTTATGTCAGAGCCGTTGCCCAGTTAAGGCAATCGGAGGTGTACTGGAATGA
- a CDS encoding (2Fe-2S)-binding protein — protein MIVEFTLNGKKVEYDVRPDMRVLDFLRDELGLTGPKEACGEGECGACTIIVNGLNVHSCLMLAAELDGKEVWTIEGLKGPDGKLHPIQEAFVEAGAIQCGFCTPGMVISTKVLLDNNPSPTREEIKKALEGNLCRCTGYYKIIDAVEIAAEKLKGDE, from the coding sequence GTGATTGTTGAGTTCACTTTAAATGGCAAAAAAGTTGAGTACGATGTCCGGCCTGATATGCGTGTACTCGATTTTTTGCGCGATGAATTGGGATTAACAGGTCCCAAAGAAGCCTGTGGTGAAGGTGAATGCGGTGCATGCACAATTATTGTAAATGGACTGAATGTACATTCCTGTTTAATGCTGGCTGCCGAACTCGATGGTAAAGAAGTATGGACTATTGAAGGCTTGAAAGGACCGGATGGTAAACTGCATCCTATTCAGGAAGCCTTCGTAGAGGCCGGTGCTATTCAATGTGGTTTCTGTACCCCGGGTATGGTTATATCAACCAAAGTGTTGCTGGACAACAATCCTTCACCCACGCGTGAAGAGATAAAAAAAGCACTCGAAGGAAATCTATGCAGATGTACTGGCTATTATAAGATAATCGATGCTGTGGAAATCGCGGCTGAAAAATTAAAAGGCGATGAATAG